A genomic stretch from Coregonus clupeaformis isolate EN_2021a chromosome 23, ASM2061545v1, whole genome shotgun sequence includes:
- the LOC121536601 gene encoding F-box/LRR-repeat protein 3-like — translation MKRVKGNKEYACSSSSGGPTASWKKMRQLQPREEKHQEKEEEETDVEPIEFGFDWALLPHEILLNIFQFLPFLDRAYASQVCRGFNQAFHMPELWRCFEFELNQPASSYLKATHPDLIKQIIKRHSNHLQYVSFKVDSSTESAEAACDILSQLVNCSLKTLGLISTARPSFMELPKSHFISALTVVFVNSKSLSSLKIDDTPVDDPSLKVLVANNSDTLKLLKMSSCPHVSPAGILCVADQCHGLRELALNYQLLSDELLLALSSEKHVHLEHLRIDVVSENPGQNFHTIKKSSWDAMVRHSPMFNLVMYFFLYEDEFGPFFKEEVPVTHLYFGRSVSKDVLGRVGLHCPRLVELVVCANGLRPLDEELIRIAKRCTQLSAIGLGECEVSCSAFVEFVKMCGRRLSQLSIMEEVLIPDHKYNLDEIHWEVSKHLGRVWFPDMMPTW, via the exons ATGAAGAGGGTGAAAGGAAATAAGGAATATGCCTGCAGCTCTTCCAGCGGGGGCCCAACAGCGTCCTGGAAGAAGATGCGGCAGCTACAGCCAAGGGAAGAGAAGCACCAAGAGAAGGAAGAAGAAGAGACTGATGTAGAACCCATCGAGTTTGGCTTTGACTGGGCACTGCTCCCACATGAGATCTTGCTCAACATCTTCCAATTCCTGCCTTTTCTGGACCGGGCGTACGCCTCGCAGGTGTGCCGCGGCTTTAACCAAGCCTTCCACATGCCCgagctgtggaggtgctttgagTTTGAGCTGAATCAGCCTGCCAGTTCTTACCTGAAAGCGACACACCCAGACCTAATCAAGCAGATCATCAAGAGGCATTCGAATCACCTGCAGTATGTCAGTTTCAAG GTGGACAGCAGCACGGAGTCTGCCGAGGCGGCCTGTGATATTCTCTCCCAGCTGGTGAACTGTTCATTAAAGACCCTAGGGCTAATCTCCACGGCCAGGCCCAGCTTCATGGAGTTGCCCAAG TCTCATTTCATCTCGGCCCTGACGGTGGTGTTTGTCAACTCCAAGTCCCTGTCGTCTCTGAAGATCGACGACACACCGGTGGACGACCCGTCCCTGAAGGTCCTGGTGGCCAACAACAGCGACACGCTGAAGCTGTTGAAGATGAGCAGCTGCCCTCATGTCTCCCCTGCAG GTATCCTGTGTGTGGCGGACCAGTGCCACGGCCTGAGGGAGCTGGCGCTAAACTACCAACTGCTGAGCGACGAGCTCTTATTAGCCCTCTCCTCTGAGAAACACGTGCACTTGGAGCATCTCCGCATCGACGTGGTCAGCGAGAATCCCGGGCAGAATTTCCACACCATCAAGAAGTCCAGCTGGGATGCTATGGTGCGCCACTCGCCCATGTTCAACCTGGTCATGTACTTCTTCCTCTACGAGGATGAGTTTGGCCCTTTCTTCAAGGAGGAGGTCCCCGTCACCCACCTCTACTTTGGCCGCTCTGTCAGTAAGGACGTGCTGGGCCGTGTGGGGCTCCACTGCCCTCGGCTAGTGGAGTTGGTGGTGTGTGCCAATGGGCTGCGGCCGCTGGATGAGGAGCTGATCCGCATCGCCAAGCGCTGCACCCAGCTGTCGGCCATCGGCCTTGGGGAGTGTGAGGTGTCGTGCAGCGCATTCGTGGAATTTGTGAAGATGTGCGGTCGGAGGTTGTCCCAGCTGTCCATCATGGAAGAGGTGCTGATTCCCGACCATAAGTACAACCTTGACGAAATCCACTGGGAGGTGTCCAAGCACCTGGGCCGTGTCTGGTTCCCTGACATGATGCCCACCTGGTAG